In one window of Pseudomonadota bacterium DNA:
- a CDS encoding DNA polymerase III subunit gamma/tau, with protein sequence MSLQNSSTSNSSPSSQESKGSYQVLARKWRPQAFKDVIGQDVMIQILSNALKSNRLGHAFILTGERGVGKTTTARILARAINCVGRSLNESVEPCGTCGPCVDILEERHLDVIEMDAASHTSVDDIREIISSCRYLPASAAYKVYIIDEVHMLSKNAFNALLKTLEEPPPHVKFIFATTEIHKVPVTILSRCCRFDLKRISAEEMSSYLKTIVSQEKSKVDDEAIALIARFADGSLRDAMSLLDQALNMFQRTDAESSKAFSLTACHVRDMVGAFEGSEMITLFESLHKGEMSKTLKMTENFYQKGGDSSRLIKDLLDITYILSRLKVDPMLDLGIRTKEDQHHLHALAKTFSVPVLQRTWQILSKGWEEIRSSPLSALASQMVLMRLGYIQDLPPLHTWSSFFSEKGADIKEEFVRDQEESKIEEKIEKDIETTPLEEKVNSGKKTEEESIPSFENLEEIADFLLKHKEIRLYTMLYQEAHLVDMKEGVLTLRLNTEAETKNHLQLARVLTALTHRKWIVQLSQEMGQPTLRDKKEAFEKMRLLEIEKDSLVKEVLKTFKEARVEKIIDEPKEE encoded by the coding sequence GTGAGCCTTCAAAATTCCTCAACTTCAAACTCTTCGCCATCCTCACAAGAGTCAAAGGGCTCTTATCAAGTTCTTGCGCGTAAATGGCGTCCTCAAGCTTTTAAGGATGTTATCGGCCAAGACGTGATGATTCAAATTTTATCGAATGCTCTTAAGAGTAATCGTTTAGGACATGCTTTTATTTTAACAGGGGAACGTGGGGTTGGAAAAACAACAACAGCACGTATTTTAGCGCGGGCGATTAATTGTGTAGGGAGGTCTCTTAATGAAAGCGTGGAGCCATGTGGAACATGTGGGCCTTGTGTAGATATCTTAGAAGAGAGACATCTTGATGTTATTGAAATGGATGCTGCGAGCCACACGAGTGTGGATGATATTCGCGAGATTATTTCATCTTGCCGATATCTTCCAGCATCAGCGGCGTATAAAGTTTATATCATCGATGAAGTCCATATGCTTTCTAAGAATGCTTTTAATGCCCTTTTAAAAACCTTGGAAGAACCTCCTCCCCATGTAAAATTTATTTTTGCAACAACAGAAATTCATAAAGTTCCCGTGACAATTCTTTCAAGATGTTGCCGATTTGATTTAAAACGCATTTCTGCAGAAGAAATGAGTTCTTATTTAAAAACAATTGTGTCTCAAGAAAAAAGCAAGGTTGATGATGAAGCCATTGCTCTTATTGCCCGATTTGCAGATGGGTCTTTACGGGATGCGATGTCTCTTCTTGATCAAGCTCTTAATATGTTTCAAAGAACGGACGCAGAATCATCAAAGGCTTTCTCTCTAACGGCGTGTCATGTTCGGGATATGGTCGGTGCTTTTGAAGGCTCAGAAATGATCACGTTGTTTGAGTCTCTTCATAAGGGAGAGATGAGTAAGACATTAAAAATGACAGAGAACTTTTATCAAAAAGGGGGCGATTCTTCTCGTTTAATAAAAGATTTGCTCGATATAACGTATATTTTGTCACGTCTTAAAGTTGACCCGATGCTTGATTTGGGCATAAGGACAAAAGAAGATCAACACCACCTTCATGCTCTTGCAAAGACCTTTTCCGTTCCTGTTCTTCAACGAACATGGCAAATTCTTTCAAAAGGATGGGAAGAAATCCGTTCATCTCCCCTTTCGGCTTTGGCAAGCCAAATGGTGCTCATGCGGCTTGGATATATCCAAGATCTTCCTCCTCTTCATACATGGTCTTCTTTCTTTTCAGAAAAAGGAGCAGACATAAAAGAAGAGTTTGTGCGGGATCAAGAAGAAAGTAAAATTGAAGAAAAAATTGAAAAAGACATTGAAACGACGCCTTTAGAAGAAAAAGTAAATTCGGGAAAGAAAACTGAAGAAGAAAGCATTCCTTCTTTTGAGAATTTGGAAGAAATAGCAGATTTTTTGTTGAAACATAAAGAGATTCGATTGTATACAATGCTTTATCAAGAAGCGCATCTGGTTGATATGAAAGAGGGTGTTTTGACTTTGCGTCTTAATACAGAGGCAGAGACAAAAAATCATCTTCAGTTAGCGCGGGTTTTAACAGCTTTAACGCATCGAAAGTGGATCGTTCAGTTGTCTCAAGAAATGGGTCAGCCTACTTTGCGTGATAAAAAAGAAGCTTTTGAAAAGATGCGTCTTCTAGAGATTGAAAAAGATTCTCTTGTGAAGGAAGTTTTAAAAACGTTTAAAGAAGCCCGTGTTGAAAAAATTATTGATGAACCGAAGGAGGAATAA
- a CDS encoding ABC transporter ATP-binding protein: MKIIQNPKIYHLFCFLIHFMKPQKGLFIVLILGLFAWPLEQSFFPYFIKLIIDGLTRLESLQIPLNEMPIFKDLGKILLLGLVFFLVTEFIYRSSDFLRAFLLPPYMARLRTYLIEYVARQSFTYFSNNFPGAIANKINDLPRAAYELFDTICTSFIPGILNGLIAILLLFMLSPLLGLIMMGWFVLHLRISWVASKKASLYAKDQSEALSTLSGKIVDALNNIFTIRLFNGFHYEKKYLDHYQTSAVQKYTKTLAFSAKLKTILGILGLLEYTAMISASLYGWKMGWLTLGDVAFILTILQNIMQSTWWVTYEFPHLFEQIGISLQAYDLLTQKITIQEIPGAPALNVTKGEIVFDNVSFHHTSNSLEHPVLFKNLNLTLKGGEKIGVVGFSGSGKTTFVNLILRQFDPQQGRILIDGQDIKDVSQASLWNAISVIPQDTSLFHRTLYENIHYGNLTASRDDVLIAAQKAHASEFISLLPHGYETVVGERGGNLSGGERQRIAIARSILKNAPILILDEATSALDYKTEKNIQESLLTAMKNRTSIVIAHRLSTLSRMDRILVFQKGEIIESGTHQELLNLNGFYKYLFSLQSNGFLQETNDSVL, encoded by the coding sequence ATGAAAATTATACAAAACCCTAAAATTTATCACCTTTTTTGTTTCCTCATTCATTTTATGAAACCTCAAAAGGGACTTTTTATTGTTTTGATTCTCGGGCTTTTTGCGTGGCCCCTCGAACAAAGCTTTTTTCCTTATTTTATTAAACTTATCATTGATGGATTAACACGTCTTGAATCTTTACAAATTCCTTTAAATGAAATGCCTATTTTTAAAGATTTAGGAAAAATTTTACTTTTAGGTCTCGTTTTCTTTCTCGTGACAGAATTTATCTATCGAAGTTCTGATTTTTTACGCGCTTTTTTGCTGCCTCCCTATATGGCACGTCTTCGAACTTATCTTATTGAGTATGTTGCACGTCAATCATTTACCTACTTTTCAAATAACTTCCCAGGGGCTATTGCAAATAAAATCAATGATCTTCCCAGAGCAGCTTATGAACTTTTTGACACCATTTGCACCTCTTTCATCCCTGGCATTCTAAATGGGCTTATTGCAATTTTACTATTGTTTATGCTCTCTCCCCTCTTAGGTCTGATTATGATGGGGTGGTTTGTTCTCCACTTAAGAATTTCTTGGGTCGCGTCAAAAAAAGCCAGCCTTTATGCTAAAGATCAATCGGAAGCTTTAAGTACCCTTTCAGGAAAAATTGTCGATGCTCTTAATAATATTTTTACAATTCGACTTTTTAATGGATTCCATTATGAAAAGAAATATTTAGACCATTATCAAACTTCTGCCGTTCAAAAATATACAAAAACACTTGCTTTCTCTGCCAAGCTAAAAACAATTCTTGGAATCTTAGGTCTTCTTGAATATACCGCAATGATTTCCGCAAGTCTTTATGGGTGGAAAATGGGTTGGTTAACGCTTGGCGATGTGGCATTTATCTTAACAATTCTTCAAAATATTATGCAATCTACGTGGTGGGTCACTTATGAATTTCCTCATCTTTTTGAACAAATTGGTATCTCACTTCAAGCTTATGATCTTTTAACACAAAAAATTACAATTCAGGAAATTCCTGGAGCCCCTGCGTTAAACGTCACAAAAGGAGAGATCGTCTTTGATAATGTAAGCTTTCATCACACATCAAATTCTTTAGAACATCCCGTTCTTTTTAAGAACTTAAACCTTACCCTTAAAGGAGGAGAAAAAATTGGTGTTGTTGGGTTTTCTGGAAGTGGAAAAACAACTTTTGTAAATCTTATCTTAAGGCAATTTGATCCACAGCAAGGTCGTATTTTAATCGATGGTCAAGATATTAAAGATGTCTCTCAAGCCTCTCTTTGGAATGCAATTTCCGTTATTCCTCAAGATACAAGTCTTTTTCATAGAACACTTTATGAAAATATTCACTATGGCAACCTAACGGCGTCTCGAGATGACGTTCTCATCGCGGCCCAAAAAGCCCATGCTTCTGAATTTATCTCTCTCCTTCCCCATGGATATGAAACAGTTGTTGGTGAACGTGGTGGAAATCTTTCTGGTGGAGAGCGTCAAAGAATTGCAATTGCGCGCTCAATTTTAAAAAATGCCCCCATTCTTATATTAGATGAAGCAACATCTGCCCTTGATTACAAAACTGAGAAAAACATCCAAGAAAGTCTTTTAACAGCGATGAAAAACCGCACAAGCATTGTCATTGCACATCGCTTGTCGACACTTTCTCGAATGGATCGTATTCTTGTTTTTCAAAAAGGAGAAATTATTGAATCTGGCACTCATCAAGAGCTTTTAAATCTTAATGGTTTTTACAAATATCTTTTTTCTCTTCAATCAAATGGCTTTCTACAAGAAACAAATGATTCTGTTCTTTAA
- a CDS encoding YbaB/EbfC family nucleoid-associated protein encodes MQNFSKMMKQAQKLQSDMASVQEKVAQQHVEGTSGAGLVKVVLNGKGDVISVSLDPSLLNPEEADVLEDLIVAAFSDGKRKSEAMMATEMEKIMGGMKGLGGLSLPF; translated from the coding sequence ATGCAAAATTTTTCAAAAATGATGAAACAAGCTCAGAAGTTACAGTCCGATATGGCTTCTGTACAAGAAAAAGTTGCTCAACAGCATGTTGAAGGAACGTCTGGAGCAGGACTTGTTAAGGTGGTTCTTAATGGAAAAGGAGACGTGATCTCTGTTTCTCTGGATCCAAGTTTGTTGAATCCTGAAGAGGCAGATGTTCTTGAAGATTTAATTGTGGCGGCTTTTTCAGATGGTAAACGCAAATCAGAAGCGATGATGGCGACCGAAATGGAAAAAATTATGGGTGGAATGAAGGGACTTGGGGGACTTTCGCTTCCTTTTTAA
- the recR gene encoding recombination protein RecR, with protein MKISSLETLILHLSRLPGLGPRSARRLALHLLKKRESLAYPLMEALKSAADAIKECSSCGNWDEEDPCSLCTSIERENHLLCVVESISDLWALERMGEYKGGYHILGGTLSALDGRGPEDLKIEGLVRRIKASQFEEIILALNATIEGQTTAHYLKDYISQHTNYTLKITHLAYGVPLGGELDYLDDGTLMTALKERRFF; from the coding sequence ATGAAAATATCATCTTTAGAGACTCTTATTTTGCATTTGTCGAGGCTTCCGGGGCTTGGGCCCCGTTCTGCCCGGAGATTAGCATTACATCTTTTAAAAAAAAGAGAGAGTCTTGCTTATCCTTTAATGGAAGCTTTAAAGTCTGCGGCGGATGCAATAAAAGAATGTTCTTCATGTGGTAATTGGGATGAAGAAGATCCATGTTCTTTGTGTACCTCAATAGAGCGAGAGAATCATCTTCTTTGTGTTGTTGAAAGCATATCGGATCTTTGGGCTCTCGAAAGGATGGGAGAGTACAAAGGAGGATACCATATTTTAGGCGGGACATTGTCCGCTCTCGATGGAAGAGGTCCTGAAGATTTAAAAATTGAAGGCCTTGTGCGACGCATTAAAGCCTCTCAATTTGAAGAAATCATACTTGCGCTTAACGCAACAATCGAAGGGCAAACAACAGCCCATTATCTAAAGGATTATATTTCTCAACATACGAATTATACCCTCAAAATAACCCATCTTGCGTATGGTGTGCCCTTAGGGGGAGAACTTGATTATTTAGATGATGGAACCCTTATGACTGCTCTAAAAGAACGCCGCTTTTTTTAA
- a CDS encoding polyprenyl synthetase family protein: MVHKSLNKENKFSQIWVDIQSYLENEMKAVDQLIRLRLLSPVSLISEISQHLIWAGGKRIRPLLVLLTSKLVGYEGIRSINLAAAIEFIHTATLLHDDVVDESPQRRGIETAQTVWGNKASILVGDFLFTRAFECMIEDGSLHVLKILSRSSSLIAQGEVLQLETLHDLNMTESHYQEIIEAKTASLFEAACHIGAILGGIPSEECEDLKQYGRFLGILFQMTDDILDYKEAEGGKEKGIDFREGKVTLPVLLAYEKGNEEERAFWKRTFCEHQQRPDDFKKAQNYLERHHVFQDIQNKLLTLSITSKKMLEIFPDSEERKLLSNLVDFVLSRTF, encoded by the coding sequence ATGGTGCATAAAAGCTTAAACAAAGAAAATAAATTCTCTCAAATTTGGGTGGATATTCAATCTTATTTAGAAAATGAGATGAAAGCTGTTGATCAGTTGATACGTCTGCGGTTGCTGAGTCCAGTTTCTCTTATTTCAGAAATTTCTCAACATTTAATTTGGGCTGGCGGAAAAAGGATTAGACCTCTTTTAGTTCTTTTAACATCTAAGTTGGTGGGATATGAAGGCATACGATCCATTAATCTTGCCGCAGCTATAGAATTTATACATACGGCAACGCTTTTACATGATGATGTTGTTGATGAAAGTCCTCAAAGACGGGGGATTGAAACAGCTCAGACAGTATGGGGTAATAAAGCGAGTATCTTAGTCGGAGATTTTTTATTTACGCGTGCTTTTGAATGTATGATTGAAGATGGATCTCTTCATGTCCTTAAAATTTTGTCTCGGTCTTCATCCTTAATTGCCCAAGGAGAAGTTTTACAACTTGAAACGCTCCATGATCTAAATATGACGGAATCTCACTATCAGGAAATTATTGAAGCAAAAACAGCTTCTCTTTTTGAGGCCGCTTGCCATATTGGTGCAATTTTAGGGGGCATTCCTTCCGAAGAATGTGAGGATTTAAAACAATATGGTCGTTTTCTAGGTATTCTTTTCCAAATGACGGATGATATTTTAGATTATAAAGAAGCAGAGGGCGGCAAAGAAAAGGGAATTGATTTTAGAGAAGGAAAAGTTACATTGCCTGTGCTTTTAGCATATGAAAAAGGAAACGAAGAAGAAAGGGCCTTTTGGAAAAGAACTTTTTGTGAGCATCAACAACGGCCAGATGATTTTAAGAAAGCACAAAATTATCTTGAAAGACATCACGTTTTCCAAGATATTCAAAATAAGCTCTTAACTCTCAGTATAACGTCTAAAAAAATGCTTGAAATTTTTCCAGATTCTGAAGAACGTAAACTTCTTTCGAACTTAGTGGATTTTGTTCTGAGTCGAACATTTTAA